The Streptomyces sp. NBC_01353 genome contains a region encoding:
- a CDS encoding glycosyltransferase, translating to MNRTHALSVVDLDLGSPDGPVLSFRPAPGGPPAVAGDVYALVRLRGRPAATVLGHVPEGADAAEVLAALARPRLAHHNDEPEALEAVPPRATVVVATRERADQLARALDSLLDQDHPDHELLVVDNAPTTRETEELVTRKYADRVRYVREDTPGLAVAHNTGLAHARGEIVAFTDDDVVADPRWLTALTAPFAADPRLGCVTGLILPARLRTPAQILLESHGGFAKGFAPRLYDPLRPPADEPLFPFTAGSFGSGANMAFRARALEAVGGFDPATGTGTAARGGDDLYAFVAVLSAGFRLRYTAEALVWHHHRETWQDLRNQAYGYGAGLTAYLTATLVRRPSLLPALLARLPRGLVYAKNMTAHREAAEAHSAPDDHAAPDEHAAPDDHAVPGEHGVPTHPWPRSLSRLERRGMIYGPIGYAKARLRMRGAR from the coding sequence ATGAACCGCACGCACGCCCTCTCCGTCGTCGACCTCGATCTCGGCTCGCCCGACGGACCCGTCCTCTCCTTCCGGCCCGCTCCTGGTGGCCCGCCCGCCGTCGCCGGTGACGTCTACGCGCTCGTACGCCTCCGCGGCCGGCCCGCCGCCACCGTGCTCGGGCACGTCCCCGAAGGAGCCGACGCCGCCGAGGTGCTGGCGGCGCTCGCCCGGCCCAGGCTCGCCCACCACAACGACGAGCCGGAAGCGCTGGAAGCCGTACCGCCGCGCGCCACCGTCGTCGTCGCGACCCGTGAGCGCGCCGACCAGCTCGCCCGCGCCCTCGATTCCCTCCTCGACCAGGACCATCCCGACCACGAGCTCCTCGTCGTCGACAACGCGCCCACCACGCGGGAGACCGAGGAGCTCGTCACCCGGAAGTACGCCGACCGCGTCCGGTACGTCCGCGAGGACACCCCCGGACTCGCGGTCGCCCACAACACCGGCCTGGCCCACGCCCGCGGGGAGATCGTCGCCTTCACCGACGACGACGTCGTCGCCGATCCGCGCTGGCTGACCGCCCTCACCGCGCCCTTCGCGGCCGACCCGAGGCTCGGCTGCGTCACCGGCCTCATCCTGCCCGCCCGGCTGCGGACCCCGGCCCAGATCCTCCTCGAATCCCACGGCGGCTTCGCCAAGGGCTTCGCGCCCCGGCTGTACGACCCGCTGCGCCCGCCCGCCGACGAACCGCTCTTTCCGTTCACCGCGGGCAGCTTCGGATCCGGCGCCAACATGGCCTTCCGAGCGCGGGCGCTGGAGGCCGTCGGCGGCTTCGACCCGGCCACCGGCACCGGCACGGCCGCCCGCGGCGGGGACGACCTGTACGCCTTCGTCGCCGTCCTCTCCGCCGGGTTCCGGCTCCGCTACACCGCCGAGGCCCTGGTGTGGCACCACCACCGCGAGACCTGGCAGGACCTGCGGAACCAGGCGTACGGCTACGGCGCCGGCCTCACCGCGTACCTCACCGCCACCCTCGTACGCAGGCCGTCGCTGCTGCCCGCGCTCCTCGCCCGGCTGCCCCGCGGGCTCGTGTACGCGAAGAACATGACCGCTCACCGGGAAGCCGCCGAAGCGCACAGCGCCCCCGACGACCACGCCGCCCCCGACGAGCACGCCGCCCCCGACGACCACGCCGTCCCCGGCGAGCACGGCGTTCCCACCCACCCCTGGCCTCGCAGCCTCTCCCGACTGGAGCGACGCGGAATGATCTACGGACCGATCGGCTACGCCAAGGCCCGTCTCCGGATGCGAGGCGCGAGATGA
- a CDS encoding polysaccharide deacetylase family protein: MSAPAHTRIPVLLYHAVMEDPPAWIAEFTVTPKEFGAQLDAIVDSGRTPVTVGTLADHFARRAPLPPRPVVLTFDDGFADLPGPTAEALAARELPATAYLTTGAITPGRACLLPPAPMMTLSQAPRLEQYGMEVGGHTVTHPQLDTLRPGDLRRELRESKAVLEGVLGHEVRHLAYPHGYNSPAVRRAAVAAGYVSAVAVRHALSSESDEPYRIARLILRRGHTVADIENWMEGRGAKAAPYPDSLPTVGWRMYRRARALFRGSEFAG; the protein is encoded by the coding sequence ATGAGCGCGCCCGCCCACACCCGGATCCCTGTTCTGCTCTACCACGCGGTCATGGAGGACCCGCCCGCCTGGATCGCCGAATTCACCGTGACGCCCAAGGAGTTCGGGGCCCAGCTCGATGCGATCGTCGACAGCGGACGCACCCCCGTCACCGTCGGCACTCTCGCCGACCACTTCGCCCGCCGCGCCCCGCTGCCGCCCCGACCCGTCGTCCTCACCTTCGACGACGGCTTCGCCGATCTGCCGGGGCCGACCGCCGAGGCGCTCGCCGCGCGCGAACTGCCCGCGACCGCGTATCTGACCACCGGGGCGATCACCCCGGGCCGGGCGTGTCTGCTGCCGCCCGCGCCGATGATGACGCTGAGCCAGGCGCCGCGCCTTGAGCAGTACGGGATGGAGGTCGGCGGCCACACGGTCACCCACCCGCAGCTCGACACCCTGCGGCCGGGGGACCTCAGGCGCGAGCTGCGCGAGTCGAAGGCCGTCCTGGAGGGCGTGCTCGGGCACGAGGTCCGCCACCTGGCCTACCCGCACGGCTACAACAGCCCGGCCGTGCGCCGGGCCGCCGTCGCCGCCGGATACGTCTCGGCCGTCGCCGTCCGGCACGCCCTCAGCTCGGAGTCCGACGAGCCGTACCGGATCGCCCGGCTGATCCTGCGCCGCGGCCACACCGTCGCCGACATCGAGAACTGGATGGAGGGGCGCGGAGCCAAGGCGGCGCCGTATCCGGACTCGCTGCCGACGGTCGGCTGGCGGATGTACCGCAGGGCCCGCGCGCTGTTCAGGGGGTCGGAGTTCGCGGGCTGA
- a CDS encoding glycosyl hydrolase, with protein MSGRHAEPQRRAHTAIALAAVAALAAGIGVWATNADGDDRCAPDADLVLPCGAWWGAYIPYDGDSSLTRPVYAFEKKIGRRLDLVYTYHDMSGNPVDGELLTPDEQELGRERLLMLAWESTVWKEKHHANWSENQLGWKNIASGMYDESIIDPQARRIKAYGKRVFFSFDQETDFRIKEGAGTPAEYVAAYRHLRDRFEKLGVRNVVWVWTVSGYLDHKEQMKALYPGDAYVDWIGMDQYNYYQCHRSPNWMDFEASQRPSYEWLRENISANKPVMLSEFATAPDPQRPERQRDWYKEIPEVAPKLPKVRAYVQWNRAVPGPNCDLTVNSGAALEGYKAAGLDPYFRQGVPRH; from the coding sequence ATGAGCGGACGCCATGCCGAGCCGCAGCGACGGGCCCACACCGCGATCGCCCTCGCCGCAGTCGCCGCGCTCGCCGCCGGGATAGGCGTCTGGGCCACCAACGCCGACGGCGACGACCGCTGCGCCCCCGACGCCGACCTCGTCCTGCCCTGCGGAGCCTGGTGGGGCGCCTACATCCCGTACGACGGCGACAGCTCGCTCACCCGGCCGGTGTACGCCTTCGAGAAGAAGATCGGGCGCAGGCTAGACCTCGTCTACACGTACCACGACATGTCCGGGAACCCGGTCGACGGCGAACTCCTCACCCCCGACGAGCAGGAGCTGGGCCGCGAACGGCTGCTGATGCTGGCCTGGGAGTCCACCGTCTGGAAGGAGAAGCACCACGCCAACTGGAGCGAGAACCAGCTTGGTTGGAAGAACATCGCCTCCGGGATGTACGACGAGTCGATCATCGACCCGCAGGCGCGGCGCATCAAGGCGTACGGCAAGCGGGTCTTCTTCTCCTTCGACCAGGAGACCGACTTCCGGATCAAGGAGGGCGCCGGGACCCCGGCCGAGTACGTCGCCGCCTACCGCCATCTGCGCGACCGCTTCGAGAAGCTGGGGGTGCGCAACGTGGTGTGGGTGTGGACCGTCTCCGGCTATCTCGACCACAAGGAGCAGATGAAGGCGCTCTATCCGGGGGATGCGTACGTCGACTGGATCGGCATGGACCAGTACAACTACTACCAGTGCCACAGGTCGCCCAACTGGATGGACTTCGAGGCCAGTCAGCGGCCCAGCTACGAGTGGCTGCGCGAGAACATCTCCGCGAACAAGCCCGTCATGCTGTCGGAGTTCGCCACCGCACCCGATCCGCAGCGGCCGGAGCGTCAGCGCGACTGGTACAAGGAGATCCCCGAGGTGGCCCCGAAGCTGCCGAAGGTCCGGGCGTACGTCCAATGGAACCGGGCCGTACCGGGACCGAACTGCGACCTCACCGTCAACTCCGGTGCGGCCCTTGAGGGATACAAGGCGGCGGGCTTGGATCCGTACTTCAGGCAGGGCGTCCCACGCCATTAG
- a CDS encoding lipopolysaccharide biosynthesis protein has translation MAEAVRLHKPAEGERDQEPSEADPPETGSGGDSMFRNAYALMLSTGVSAALGLGFWLVAARYYTEEAVGQGSAAIAAQRLLASITATTMIGAVVRYVPRAGRTTGLLVRRIYLVSSIVVALACGVFLLTIDWWGPSYAPLGTLSAGLFFTASCVGWALLTLQDGVLTGLRRAFWVPVGNAGFSIGKLLLLVAFATTMPVLGVFVSWSAAIALSVVPLGWLVFRRLIPRQARADHDREPPAMHEIGRFMAGDSVGALFSLAMINLLPVMVAVRFDAAHNAFFYTAYTVGGTMEFMAINMASSLTAHASHSPESLAEGVRGALRRMALLLVPVVLVLVVFAPQILSPFGADYADHGTMVLRLLAAAALPRVAVELYIGVLRVQGRTGALAVLQGTMCVLVLGSAALLLGPIGISGAGLAMLGSMTLMAAASAPGLRSALKGGRKEVEYGTNWARRAAEQSGYEAEWTRGGAAADTVTPAFGLPVYVPRPQREPELAADPGAVGDDGPATWLWLLLGLATGLFWIPLARAGSLGLDHLSGTRLITALPLVTLTAGVLLIVLHVAVVSLRRIRPLLAATILLATFLALHTAPPLLGIHPDPAAGPGVGLVPDPALPVLPIVAQGLCLLLVAVLLRVLGAGGRITLCAVWVLVWTGWVAQHAFAAAPLPVLLGLCGATMAAVAVRGLRRR, from the coding sequence GTGGCTGAGGCAGTCCGGCTGCACAAGCCGGCGGAGGGGGAGCGGGACCAAGAGCCGTCGGAGGCCGACCCGCCCGAGACCGGCTCCGGTGGGGACTCCATGTTCCGCAACGCGTACGCCCTCATGCTGTCCACCGGCGTCTCGGCGGCGCTCGGGCTCGGCTTCTGGCTGGTCGCCGCCCGCTACTACACCGAGGAGGCCGTCGGGCAGGGCTCCGCCGCCATCGCCGCGCAGCGGCTGCTCGCCTCGATCACCGCGACCACGATGATCGGCGCCGTCGTCCGCTACGTGCCCCGGGCCGGCCGGACGACCGGCCTCCTGGTCCGTCGCATCTACCTGGTCAGCTCGATCGTCGTCGCACTGGCCTGCGGGGTCTTCCTGCTCACCATCGACTGGTGGGGCCCCTCGTACGCGCCGCTCGGCACGCTCTCCGCCGGCCTCTTCTTCACCGCCTCCTGCGTCGGCTGGGCACTGCTCACCCTCCAGGACGGGGTCCTCACCGGTCTCAGGCGCGCCTTCTGGGTGCCCGTGGGCAACGCCGGCTTCTCCATCGGCAAGCTGCTGCTGCTCGTCGCCTTCGCCACCACCATGCCGGTCCTCGGCGTCTTCGTCTCCTGGTCGGCGGCGATCGCCCTCTCCGTCGTCCCGCTCGGCTGGCTCGTCTTCCGCCGGCTCATCCCCCGGCAGGCCCGCGCCGACCACGACCGCGAACCGCCCGCCATGCACGAGATCGGCCGCTTCATGGCCGGGGACTCCGTCGGCGCGCTGTTCAGCCTCGCCATGATCAACCTGCTGCCGGTGATGGTCGCCGTCCGCTTCGACGCCGCCCACAACGCCTTCTTCTACACCGCGTACACCGTCGGCGGCACGATGGAGTTCATGGCCATCAACATGGCCTCCTCGCTCACCGCGCACGCCTCGCACAGCCCGGAGTCCCTCGCCGAGGGCGTCCGCGGCGCGCTGCGGCGCATGGCGCTGCTACTCGTCCCCGTCGTGCTCGTGCTGGTCGTCTTCGCCCCGCAGATCCTCTCCCCGTTCGGCGCGGACTACGCCGACCACGGGACGATGGTGCTGCGGCTGCTCGCCGCCGCCGCGCTCCCCCGCGTCGCCGTCGAGCTGTACATCGGCGTGCTGCGCGTCCAGGGGCGTACGGGCGCGCTCGCCGTCCTCCAGGGCACGATGTGCGTCCTCGTCCTGGGCAGCGCGGCCCTGCTCCTCGGCCCCATCGGGATCTCCGGCGCCGGACTCGCCATGCTCGGTTCGATGACGCTGATGGCGGCGGCCTCCGCGCCCGGCCTGCGATCCGCGCTGAAGGGCGGACGCAAGGAGGTCGAGTACGGCACGAACTGGGCCCGGCGCGCCGCCGAGCAGAGCGGATACGAGGCGGAGTGGACGCGCGGGGGCGCGGCGGCGGACACGGTGACGCCGGCCTTCGGGCTGCCGGTGTACGTACCGCGTCCGCAGCGCGAGCCGGAGCTCGCTGCGGACCCCGGGGCCGTGGGGGACGACGGGCCCGCGACCTGGCTGTGGCTGCTCCTCGGCCTTGCCACCGGCCTCTTCTGGATCCCGCTCGCCCGCGCGGGCAGCCTGGGCCTGGACCACCTGTCCGGTACGCGGCTGATCACCGCGCTGCCCCTGGTCACCCTCACGGCGGGCGTCCTGCTGATCGTGCTGCACGTGGCCGTGGTGTCGCTGCGCCGGATCCGTCCGCTGCTCGCCGCGACGATCCTGCTCGCCACGTTCCTCGCCCTGCACACCGCGCCGCCGCTGCTCGGCATCCACCCGGACCCGGCGGCGGGGCCGGGAGTCGGCCTGGTCCCGGACCCCGCGCTGCCGGTGCTGCCGATCGTGGCCCAGGGGCTGTGCCTGCTGCTGGTGGCGGTGCTGCTGCGTGTCCTCGGCGCCGGTGGGCGGATCACGCTCTGCGCGGTCTGGGTGCTGGTCTGGACGGGCTGGGTGGCCCAGCACGCCTTCGCGGCGGCCCCGCTGCCCGTTCTGCTGGGGCTGTGCGGGGCCACCATGGCGGCGGTCGCGGTGCGCGGGCTCAGGCGCCGTTGA
- a CDS encoding DegT/DnrJ/EryC1/StrS family aminotransferase, with protein sequence MVSAYAELEERMRGRLGGRECLHVPSCRFGLYLALRHWCRPGGRVLMSPVNDDVIFFVVLAAGLRPVQAPLDPRDGSIDTAAVPDSVWRGLSAVLTTNLYGNPDPAPELRARCDTLGIPLLEDAAHAIGSEVGGRPVGTWGEASVFSLSKHTGAKTGGFVALADPALRAELAAARDELLHPSRTTAELAYLVRPYAEATVRGLRLVKAAHATLRLLGQQEREEIRMPLRAGELKQALAAAPGLAPFHSWVRVDMHDYRLGPGPGRLRRTGRLLARLDATLATHRAGTERLQTSEWGAGAGADADTVQPLFRVPLLVEDRDAAIAALARRRIVTGYLYDPPLDTYAGALFTDPSPAPEPAAWFARHALPVDPRRAGEVIEVLRATGVRPIRPPAGLAGPDDARSRRADRG encoded by the coding sequence ATGGTTTCTGCGTACGCGGAACTGGAAGAGCGGATGCGTGGCAGGCTCGGGGGCAGAGAGTGTCTCCATGTGCCGTCGTGCCGCTTCGGTCTCTATCTGGCGTTGCGTCACTGGTGCAGACCCGGCGGACGCGTGCTGATGTCCCCGGTCAACGACGACGTCATCTTCTTCGTGGTCCTCGCCGCCGGACTGCGTCCCGTCCAGGCGCCGCTCGACCCGCGCGACGGCTCGATCGACACGGCGGCCGTGCCCGATTCCGTATGGCGCGGGCTCTCCGCCGTCCTGACCACCAATCTGTACGGGAATCCCGACCCGGCGCCCGAACTGCGGGCCCGCTGCGACACCTTGGGGATCCCGCTCCTTGAGGACGCCGCCCACGCCATCGGGTCCGAGGTCGGCGGCAGACCGGTCGGCACCTGGGGCGAGGCGTCCGTGTTCAGCCTCTCCAAGCACACCGGCGCCAAGACCGGAGGCTTCGTCGCCCTCGCGGATCCCGCCCTCCGGGCGGAACTGGCCGCCGCACGGGACGAGTTGCTGCACCCGTCGCGTACGACCGCCGAACTGGCCTATCTCGTACGGCCGTACGCCGAGGCGACCGTACGCGGGCTGCGCCTGGTCAAGGCCGCGCACGCCACGCTCCGGCTGCTCGGGCAGCAGGAGCGCGAGGAGATCCGGATGCCGCTGCGGGCCGGCGAGCTGAAGCAGGCCCTCGCCGCCGCGCCCGGGCTCGCGCCCTTCCACTCCTGGGTCCGCGTCGACATGCACGACTACCGCCTCGGCCCGGGGCCCGGCCGGCTGCGCCGCACCGGCCGGCTCCTGGCCCGCCTCGACGCCACCCTCGCCACGCACCGGGCCGGTACGGAGCGGCTGCAGACGAGCGAATGGGGCGCCGGTGCGGGGGCGGACGCCGATACCGTCCAGCCGCTCTTCCGGGTCCCGCTGCTCGTCGAGGACCGGGACGCGGCCATCGCCGCGCTCGCCCGCCGCCGGATCGTCACCGGCTATCTCTACGACCCGCCGCTGGACACCTACGCGGGCGCGCTGTTCACCGACCCCTCCCCCGCCCCGGAGCCGGCCGCCTGGTTCGCCCGCCACGCCCTTCCGGTGGACCCGCGGCGGGCGGGCGAGGTGATCGAGGTGCTGCGCGCGACGGGCGTCCGGCCGATACGCCCCCCGGCCGGCCTCGCCGGACCGGACGACGCGCGGTCGCGGCGCGCCGACCGTGGCTGA
- a CDS encoding RNA polymerase sigma factor SigF, producing MEETMSPRLDAPRTPDAPSAETTPPPTLSLPQQLHGDLTEDLPEIGPLAQVDPIDARALSKTLFARLDALEEGTHEYAYVRNTLVELNLALVKFAASRFRSRSEPMEDIIQVGTIGLIKAIDRFELARGVEFPTFAMPTIVGEIKRFFRDTSWSVRVPRRLQELRLDLAKAGDELSQRLDRAPTVGELAEELDLSRDEVVEGMAASNAYTASSLDAQPDEDDGEGALADRIGYEDHGIEGIEYVESLKPMIASLPPRDRRILSLRFVAGMTQSEIGEELGISQMHVSRLLSRTLGRLRKGLTLEE from the coding sequence ATGGAGGAGACCATGTCACCCCGGCTCGACGCCCCGCGTACCCCCGACGCGCCGTCGGCAGAAACAACTCCGCCCCCCACCCTCAGCCTTCCCCAGCAGCTCCACGGAGACCTGACCGAGGACCTTCCCGAGATCGGGCCCCTCGCCCAGGTCGACCCGATCGACGCTCGGGCGCTCTCGAAGACGCTGTTCGCCCGGCTCGACGCCCTCGAAGAGGGCACGCACGAGTACGCGTACGTCCGCAACACCCTGGTCGAGCTCAACCTCGCCCTGGTCAAGTTCGCCGCCTCCCGGTTCCGCTCCCGCAGCGAGCCGATGGAGGACATCATCCAGGTCGGCACGATCGGTCTCATCAAGGCCATCGACCGCTTCGAACTGGCCCGCGGCGTCGAGTTCCCCACCTTCGCGATGCCGACGATCGTCGGCGAGATCAAGCGCTTCTTCCGCGACACATCGTGGTCGGTGCGCGTCCCGCGCAGGCTCCAGGAACTCCGCCTCGACCTCGCCAAGGCGGGTGACGAGCTGTCCCAGCGGCTCGACCGCGCGCCGACCGTCGGCGAACTCGCCGAGGAGCTCGACCTGAGCCGCGACGAGGTCGTCGAGGGCATGGCCGCCAGCAACGCGTACACCGCGAGCTCGCTGGACGCCCAGCCCGACGAGGACGACGGCGAGGGCGCGCTCGCCGACCGGATCGGCTACGAGGACCACGGCATCGAGGGCATCGAGTACGTCGAGTCCCTCAAGCCGATGATCGCCTCGCTGCCGCCCCGCGACCGGCGCATCCTCTCCCTCCGCTTCGTCGCCGGCATGACCCAGTCGGAGATCGGCGAGGAGCTGGGCATCTCCCAGATGCACGTGTCCCGGCTGCTCTCCCGGACGCTGGGCAGGCTGCGCAAGGGGCTGACCCTGGAGGAGTGA
- a CDS encoding STAS domain-containing protein yields MDRQNIGSAQPGRLRVEVRTVGATEILTPVGELDHHTADVLRTPLDHALDAGRSRLVVDCSRLDFCDSTGLNVLLGARLKADAAGGGVHLAGMRPVVARVFEITGADVVFTVHDSLAAALSD; encoded by the coding sequence ATGGACCGCCAGAACATCGGCAGCGCGCAGCCGGGGAGGCTGCGGGTCGAGGTCCGCACCGTGGGGGCGACCGAGATCCTCACCCCGGTGGGTGAGCTCGATCACCACACGGCCGACGTGTTGCGTACGCCACTCGACCACGCGCTCGACGCCGGCCGGTCACGGCTCGTCGTCGACTGCTCACGCCTCGACTTCTGCGACTCCACCGGACTCAACGTGCTCCTCGGAGCCCGGCTGAAGGCCGACGCCGCAGGGGGTGGGGTCCATCTCGCGGGGATGCGGCCGGTGGTGGCCCGGGTCTTCGAGATCACCGGTGCGGACGTCGTCTTCACCGTGCACGACTCGCTCGCGGCGGCACTGTCCGACTGA
- a CDS encoding ATP-binding protein: MDTAAGGREIEESVDPVVGVVDLDVRTLALGATSGTVPLARDFTRTALYDWGWLPAATADARAAAEDVLLVVSELVTNACLHAEGPEVLRVLRRAKVLRLEVADRGAGHPAPRTPHRAGRPGGHGMFIVQRLCLDWGIERRPGAPGKTVWAELAAPA; the protein is encoded by the coding sequence ATGGACACTGCTGCCGGTGGCAGGGAGATCGAGGAGTCGGTGGACCCCGTCGTGGGCGTCGTCGATCTCGACGTGCGTACGCTCGCGCTCGGCGCCACCAGCGGCACCGTTCCGCTCGCCCGCGATTTCACGAGGACGGCGCTCTACGACTGGGGCTGGCTGCCGGCCGCCACGGCCGACGCCAGGGCCGCCGCCGAGGACGTCCTGCTGGTCGTCTCCGAGCTGGTCACCAACGCCTGTCTGCACGCCGAGGGCCCCGAGGTGCTGCGCGTGCTGCGGCGGGCCAAGGTGCTGCGGCTCGAGGTCGCCGACCGTGGCGCAGGGCACCCCGCGCCGCGCACCCCGCACCGGGCCGGGCGGCCCGGCGGGCACGGCATGTTCATCGTCCAGCGGCTCTGCCTGGACTGGGGGATCGAGCGCAGGCCCGGTGCCCCCGGCAAGACGGTCTGGGCCGAACTGGCGGCTCCCGCCTAG
- a CDS encoding peptidase: MPYRRRTAFALAAAAAGSVVLASAPAAQAAVVDVNYACETKIGPKGAVSPVDIKAVKSGSSYTITMSFEKGVSDSPIELPKGVMTPRAELKLGGDDSGTIKVKGTPNTAAIPPNTPIKIGQLTGTYTPKKSGKVTFTAGVLTVHALGMDAAVCTPKNNPEPSLELDVTAAGGGSSGETQSTSGGELPKTGPLDSATALATLGGTVLLTGAAGVLWLTRRTAR, translated from the coding sequence GTGCCGTACCGGAGGAGAACAGCTTTCGCGCTGGCAGCGGCGGCGGCGGGCTCGGTGGTGCTGGCCTCCGCCCCCGCCGCGCAGGCCGCCGTCGTCGATGTGAACTACGCCTGCGAGACGAAGATCGGCCCCAAGGGCGCGGTCTCGCCCGTCGACATCAAGGCCGTCAAGAGCGGCAGCAGCTACACGATCACCATGTCCTTCGAGAAGGGTGTCTCCGACAGCCCCATCGAATTGCCCAAGGGCGTCATGACGCCACGCGCCGAGCTGAAGCTCGGCGGTGACGACTCGGGCACCATCAAGGTCAAGGGCACGCCGAACACGGCGGCCATCCCGCCCAACACCCCGATCAAGATCGGGCAGTTGACGGGCACGTACACGCCGAAGAAGAGCGGCAAGGTCACCTTCACCGCCGGGGTGCTCACCGTCCACGCCCTCGGCATGGACGCGGCGGTCTGCACCCCGAAGAACAACCCCGAACCGTCGCTCGAGCTCGATGTGACGGCAGCGGGCGGCGGCTCTTCCGGGGAGACGCAGTCCACGAGCGGCGGCGAGCTGCCGAAGACCGGACCGCTCGACTCCGCGACGGCGCTCGCCACCCTCGGCGGCACGGTGCTGCTGACCGGCGCGGCCGGCGTGCTCTGGCTCACGCGGCGCACGGCACGCTGA